A DNA window from Argiope bruennichi chromosome X2, qqArgBrue1.1, whole genome shotgun sequence contains the following coding sequences:
- the LOC129959884 gene encoding uncharacterized protein LOC129959884: MANKGLKKLNILRKLCGTNWGLRSSTLKNTYCTVIRPVLEYWSPIWAQVSKSVKDTLDSVQHRASKIIIGKSRLQRSSTLQFDRDIRKAIHLDHSSLDITQEPLFPSKPPLNTKINTNLLEPCSKKEPTQVLLQKGEDTVRSLSSENSIIVNTDGSSDVDCNRGGAGISIIYPSGYNVKLRIPTGQIASNFTSELIAIKEVLTHFRSHSLNDSIKEIVIFSDSKSALESIHNDKTTITQEINTLLHLLNIPCTLQWIPAHVEIEGNECADALAKEACNEDQPRVVTCTDANTAARRRIYNQHLSKATIPDLNCPRNLSSTIARRRTGHFKGMKISRTNISHLQVLSPFATNSTSCF, translated from the exons ATGGCAAATAAGGGTCTAAAGAAATTGAACATCCTCCGCAAACTTTGTGGCACAAACTGGGGCTTGAGatcatcaacattaaaaaatacttactgCACCGTCATCAGGCCAGTACTTGAGTATTGGTCCCCCATTTGGGCACAAGTGTCTAAATCTGTTAAAGACACTTTGGACTCAGTCCAACATAGAGCATCAAAAATCATCATTG GCAAGTCAAGGCTTCAGAGATCATCAACGCTGCAATTTGACAGAGACATCAGAAAGGCGATCCATCTTGATCACTCCTCTCTGGACATTACTCAAGAACCACTTTTTCCTTCCAAGCCTCCTTTGAATACTAAAATCAATACTAACCTACTGGAACCATGTTCTAAGAAAGAACCAACCcaagttttattacaaaaaggAGAAGACACTGTTCGTTCACTTTCCAGTGAAAATAGCATTATAGTCAACACAGATGGTTCCTCTGATGTTGACTGTAACAGAGGTGGTGCTGGTATCTCCATCATTTACCCATCAGGATATAACGTCAAACTCAGAATACCCACTGGCCAAATTGCTTCAAACTTCACAAGCGAATTAATCGCTATTAAAGAGGTTCTTACCCATTTTCGCTCTCATTCTCTAAACgactcaataaaagaaattgtgattttctCAGACTCAAAATCAGCACTCGAATCCATACATAATGATAAAACAACAATAACGCAAGAAATTAATACCCTTCTCCATTTACTAAATATACCTTGCACTCTCCAGTGGATCCCAGCTCATGTTGAAATTGAGGGGAACGAATGTGCAGATGCCCTTGCAAAGGAAGCATGCAACGAAGACCAACCTCGAGTAGTCACCTGTACAGATGCGAATACTGCCGCCAGGCGAAGGATCTACAACCAGCATCTTAGCAAGGCAACAATCCCCGATCTAAACTGCCCAAGAAACCTTTCCTCTACAATAGCTAGGCGACGTACTGGACATTTCAAAGGTATGAAGATCTCACGAACCAATATATCCCATCTGCAAGTGCTGTCCCCATTCGCAACTAACTCCACatcatgtttttga